In Aptenodytes patagonicus chromosome 6, bAptPat1.pri.cur, whole genome shotgun sequence, one genomic interval encodes:
- the VAMP2 gene encoding vesicle-associated membrane protein 2 — translation MSAPAPTQGPTSAGAAGPPPATNVSSNKRLQQTQARVDEVVDIMRMNVDKVLERDQKLSELDNRADALQAGASQFETSAAKLKRKYWWKNCKMMIILGVVCAVILIIIIIYFST, via the exons GTCTGCTCCAGCTCCTACCCAAGGGCCCAccagtgctggggctgcagggccaCCTCCTGCTACCAACGTGTCAAGCAACAAACGGCTGCAGCAGACACAAGCCCGGGTGGATGAG GTGGTAGACATCATGAGAATGAACGTGGACAAGGTGCTAGAAAGAGACCAGAAGCTATCAGAACTTGACAACCGGGCGGATGCATTGCAAGCAGGTGCCTCACAGTTTGAAACCAGTGCAGccaaactgaagagaaaatacTGGTGGAAAAATTGCAAG ATGATGATCATCCTTGGTGTAGTATGCGCAGTCATTCTCATTATAATTATAA TTTATTTCTCCACTTGA